aaaataaataagaatatttttgtcaaaaaagaaaaagaaataggaGCTcttaaaatataactaaaaataaaaaaatattatttaaaacaaatcaaagtagAAATATTTATGAGATAGAGGGAGtatattaaattaatgtttgtctaatataaaatgtaatgaaatattattttagtgtACAGATAATTTTAAAAGCTTAATATATCATTTGACTCCTAAACAATATCACTTTATTCTttatgacctctaaactaatttcgtgttctattggacctcttaacttttttttttctatttaacccctcttTCGAAATGTGCACACAATGTGCgctgacgtggataaaattgctaacatggctttgctgacatgatgttaaatagaacaaaagaaaatagttaagaggtccaataaaatattaaaatagtttagaggtcacagaaaataaaaaggtaaaGTTTATGGGTCATAACATATATTAAGCCTAATTTTAAAAGGTTCTCCATTAGATTGAAGAGATAGGTCAAGAAAGATTGTAAAAACAGATTAtcctttttattaaaaagagtAGTATATATTCAGATgatatattttactattttatcagattaatttttctatttctcATAAACTCATAACCTGCAGATgtatcaataattattttatttatattgcaTCTTggttaattgttttataaaattgtcaattaCAAGATTTTAAAGGAGGAGCAATCAGTTATAATGAATCACTTCAAAAAGTTAAACATACTCGCTCTTTATTTATACTTCATAGTTTAAACAAATCAAGACTATTATTTCTTGAAGTTGAAATGAATCACAAATAAAAAAGCTATACAATAATAAATtacgaaatattttaaatagccAGGATACTCAACTTGAACTTGAACACCTTGGGGAACAAAGAAGATAGTAAATGttcaaaaattatatcaataatttgcattaatataaaatactttttttttttttatcaatttcgcTATCCATCAGAAAATAAAGTACTTTGCGAAGCACATAAATCTGGATGCTTGTCGCAGATTATCGATTGATTGCTCATTCAGAGTAATTCATTCCTAATCGCCAACTGGCTAATGAAAATCAACCTGTTCATATaaaactgataaaaaaaaaaatactgatAGGATGTACTGTCTAGCAGAAAAAACTGGAAACTGCAATACAAACACAAACCTATAACATAAAAACAATGCTTCACTTGTAACATGTCACTTTTTTTCAGGAGTTCAGCACTTCGTGCATATATATACCTAAACATTGTCCTTATTTTACAGAAGCACAGCAGCCAAATGAGCCGCAGCTCTCACTATTACATCTAATGATTGCTCAAATGAAgctataaatacaaaaaatagaaatttctGCCCTGATCCTCACTGTCCGAGGTTTCTCTATACTGTTTTCAtagaataaatgaaaaaaaataacagaTAACATGAGCTATGTAGAAATAGAAATATACACATCTATTCAAACTAACTACCTGCACCTACTTGGCTACTTATAATATCTAGAAAttaccttttctttttttctgttTCAAATCTCTTCCTTTCTTGCACACCAAATCCAGCAATTTTATTGTCAGAACAACCTTAATTTCAAATAAGGTTCCTGCTTCATTTAATGTTATAGAACTGGTAATATAATCCTAAGCCAGGCAGCAGTGCCTGTTATGTATGAAATGTGAAGCAGAATATATTGCTGTCAGAAAGAGAAAATTAGTCATAGTCAATGCACCTGCAGTATTAGCGAGCCCATATAGCGATGTACACCTAATCTATGATGGTTTCCTCTCGGAGTCCCTATTTGACATTACCACTTTACAAGCAGCTTTTGATGGAGGTCTGTTGATCTTCTCGAGTAATCTACTGAAAACTAATTTGACAGGTATACACGCAACAGTTGTCGGCCCAGACGTCTCAGGTTTGATAATCCCATCCATTTGGCTAAAACTGCTATAATGTATAGGCTTAACTCCGAAATTCTGCTGAACACTAATTGAAGAAAGGGTTCTTGTTTTTTGATTTGAGGATAAGCTTGATTTCTTGGACAATTTTCTCGAACTAGAAAGTTTACTATCTACTGTAGGCCGAGAAATGTGAGGAAGGTTCTTCCCTAGCAAGCCTGCCTTGTTGGTGAAACTCTCTAAGCTTGACTTCTTAAATGTCAATCTTCCTTCTTGATCTATATAAGCGGAATCCTCAGCAACATCCTCACCGCCCAACACCGATGGTAAATGAGGGCGTGGAACCCTCAAATTAGTCCTTCTAGCAGTCCTCCAAGCTGGTGGAACTGATGCATTTGCATCATGGTCAGCTACTTCATTCCCGTGACAGTCATTTGTAGAAATGACGTTTTCTGATGAACCATCTTCCAGGGCTTCAATTTGGATTGGATGCCCTATTACTGCCTTCCCATTTAACTTGCTCATAAGAGAAACAATAGGAACAGGTTCCTTTTGATAGCTTGCTTGGACCTTTAAATCCACATCTATCAACATGGTTCTTGTCCTCCCACCAAAATGACGCCTGCCAAGAATCATTGGATTAAAATGTTCCGCCCTCTCCCAGCGAGCTCGAAAATCTGGTCGATCCTCCCAAGTCAAGTCCTTCCAATTAATACCACTACGGCCAGTATTTCTGCCTTTGGACACAAACCTAGATTTATATGAATAACGCCCATTATTTCGACCAACTATTTGGCTCCCAAAATAATCTCTATCGAAATCAGCATCATCAAAACCATATGCCCTTTGCCCTAAAATATTACCCTTTTTCCTATGATAACTTCCATAACGAGAACCAGTTAGAACTTTTCCATCCAATCTCTCTACAGACTTCCTTGTTAGATGTCGAATATTCCTTTTCCCTTTCAATTGCCATTTAGACACAGGCTCACTAGTAAGAAAAGGGTCATCAGGATATAGATGATGCATTTGACCAGAAAATGCCAATTCATCGTGCTCATCACTGCTTGTACTTTCATGTTCTTGCGCTTCAGGCTGTCTCAAGACATCTCGTTCAGCTTCTGAGTGTATACCAGCACCTGAACAGACAAGCATAGATATTAATAGATATACAACATGCTGCAACCCCTTTTCTTGTAAACcaattttaacatatatacACAATAGAAATTTGTTATAGAAATAGATATACAAAGCAAACTACTCGTCCAAGGATACTAGTTACAGATATCATGTTTTCAAACTCTCCTACTGAGTATACAACTGCACACCACATGCTGCATTGCTGGTTGACAAATAACAAAGCAAACTACTCGTCTATTGTTGAAGTAAAAAAAGacaaatgaattttaaatgcTCTCGTTTGGGCCACCCATAATTTTGTCAATTCAAAGTACCAGTCTTGATAAGTTGCCTAGTTACAGATATCATATTCTCATACTCCCTACTGACTATACAACTGCATGCTGCATTGCTGGTTGACAAATAAGAAAGCAAACTACTCATCCACTGTTAAGGTAAAAAAGTCAAATGAATTTCTAATGCTCTTGTTTGGACCTTTCATAATTTTGTCCTTCAAAATATCCGTCATGATAAGCtacattttaacattttttctgAAGACACAagaaacacaaaaaatatatttcttttcAAACATAGAATATTGCACGGTAGAGCTGTAATCCATTTTCATACAGAGAAGAAAACTACATGCATTATTATAATGCACACATTCCCATTTACAACAAAAGCAACTCATACAATACCGAGAGAAAAAGTAAGGTCAATTTgaggaaaaggaaaaaagaaatgCTTGATTTTGCAAGATTTTACAAGGGTAAAATGATTGAAAATTCACATTAGCAACTAAATGATCAATATCAAGGAAGAACATTAAGACAAACTTAGTCAAAAAAAGAACCCCAATTTCCATAGAACAGGCATTATCAGCGATGAAGTATCAATGGATCTCTCAAACACATGCAATGCTGAAACGAAATACTGCAATTCAGATGCCActtagaaacattatgaaaattgCATGAGATAGGCAGGGTAAACACTTGACCTGGATAAACAGTCAATTCATCATCCACATCTGGTTCAGTCTCTGATGAATCCGACTCAGACTCAGAAGAATCAGTTTCTGAAGAATCATCAGATTCAACATCTTCCATAAATCCAGAAGAAGAGTTCTGTTCAATCAATGAACCATGATAGGGATGGCCATCATCATCTTCAAACGACTTAATCTGGTTCGGAGGAAGTTCTTTATTATCCACAGAATCATTTATCTCAGTtggaaaatatatatgtttactCCTCTTTGCCTGAGAAACAGCTCCTATCTGCTCTTTTCCTGAAATAGAAGTATAGAAGTACCAAAGTCAGGTTCAGAAAGAAAAGAACTAAATTTTGTACAATACTTAAATACTTGAACAAGAGAGATGAAATTTTCATGACTCTTGACCAAATATGCAATCAATCCCTTGTGTCTAAAGAATGTTTACCATTCACATAAATTGTTCTTTCCATGCTCGGGGCACCAACAACATGAGCTTGAATGTGATTATCCGGCAGTAGTTTCTCAGAGCCATCTGAATCCACAGATGATGCATTCTTTCGCTTTAATGAGGCAGCTCTAAGCCCAAAATCCCGCAATCCTTTCATCCGCGGTGTTATATCAGAATGATCATCTTCTGATAATGGTTGATTTGCATCCTTTGCTTTCAAAGAATCGCCAACAATTTCATCTTTGATAGCTGTATCTACTCTGGTTAAACCCTGATTCAACTCGGCATTCCCAGGTATTCCAGTGTTACTTGGCACACCTTCTAAAGCAATAGCAGGCTCCTTTGCAGATCCAGATGATTTGTTTTTTGTGTGCTGAGTCGTAGTTGCAACATATTTACCTTCCTTTCTCAACAGTTCTCTTTCAAGCTCTAATGCATGAAGAATTGCATCTTCTCTACGTGcgtatttttctctttttttaattgGCATGCCCTGAGCTGCTTCAGCTCTTTCAATGCAATCATCAAATTCACCGCATCGAAATGCCTTTACACGCTTAGATTTTTCTAAATTGTACCAATCCCTGAAAAAATTTCAGAAAAGTTTTTACCCAGTAAAAAGTTTGTTCCATATTCAAACTACAAAAGTAAGATGCATAAagatatataaaacaataacttaaaataaatttcataaagtaaaattttGTTCTGACATTTTGCAAGGAAATAGTAATAAAATGCTTATGCAGAAATAAGTGCAATAGATACACAATATCAACATCATACTTCTTtccaatataatatatattacatTAACATATTCCCCACATATTTCTCTCATGTATAACGAAATATAATAGAAAAGAACTAGAGTCCAAAAAGACTAGAATTTTTAGAATGTGAGGAAATCAGCGCAATATGTAGATATTTATTCCTACTAAGTATAAAATCTCAATCAAACACGTGGAATTAATATCAAGAAGCGATTGTTCTTCAAGCCAATATGCTTTTCAGACCAATTCTAAACTCAGATACAAAAGCTACAAGCTCAAGAGGACGTATATCTCCCGCCAATCATAGTACTCAAAAGACTTCAGTTTCAGGTAAAGGAGGGGCTTTGGAGATTGACTGCAGagcatttttagctattaacaACATTCCAATCTCTAAAATCTCATTTCCGTCTTCTGAAATCCCGCAAAAGTACATATAACAACTAATCCTAGAGTTAATATAGCAACTAATCCTAGAGATCTACAAGCCATTGTGCGAAATAAATTCATTTGCAAGTATTCAATTCCATACCAATCAAATGatacaaaatacaaaaacatgTGTTATTTAGCATGATTTCCATTCTTTCAATATGCTTtcttctaatttaattaatacagaaaagtaataaaatttacaGAGAAAAACAAtgcaattaatttaaaataaaaacaactgaTAAATTATGTAAAAAGGGAAACATAAACATACACACTAGCATCTTCTCTACCAAGGAGTTTGACCGGAGTCCCAGTTCTCGGAGAAGTCAAATTACACTCTGATAAATCATCAGGTCCCAGTATTTTTCCCGGCCACCACGAACCGTTCCTTCTCCTTACCCACACGATCGGTCCGGTACCGTAATCGACCGCACCCGATCCAGAACTCCCCATCCCTAACCACAAATTAAATACACGAACACACACTCCCTCTAAGTAATAGAGCAATCAAAGCTAAAATTAACGATTCAACCTCCGGCGAAGAAAAGAGAGAAACGGAGTAACCGGAAACAAGAGTGACCACCGGATGATGATCCGCCTGAATAATTAGAGAAAACGCGTTCCATTCAGATTTgtagatttttcattttcgcTTCTTATTCTAGGGTTTGTTTTATCTTTCTCTAGAATCTCCTTCTTCAGTTGCTATTTAAGACTCGGCAGTAACGGCGACGGCGACCGTGACGGTGAGTGTAACTGACGGTGACGGTTGTTTTGTTGATAAATAGATGAAGATTATGGTTATGGTTTTaagttttagtttgtttttgtctcagtttcagtttttgttttttctaaGGAGAGAAGAGAAAGCAGAGAAAATTAGAATCGTTGTTGGTTCTGGACTCACTGATTCACACGCTCAGAACTCATAAACTCGCACGATTCAGTCgtttctgtattttttttttttttttttaaccgcTCAGTCGTTTCTGTATGAGTGAGTGTGCAATGCTTAACGCGTGCTCCACatgcttttctttttctttttaattaagaGCAAAAGACCAACTCGATCCTTAAATTTGAGATCCGTAATCCAATAATTTGCTTTTagtcaatttttaattaaggacaatatttttaatttatagatcaattaaaaatcatattttcattttcggattaactaaaaataaaattggacaTCCCGATCCTGaacttgtttatattatataactgtatttttagttaactaaaagacaatattatctttaattaattaaaatggtCAAAAGTTAATCATGCGAGTCCAAATCACAAATTCAGAGACCTTTACTTGCTTTTTTACTGCCTCTTGGATTGTTAGTTAATGCATGGCATTACACAATTGATAATTCTTTCTTATTGTACTTTTGTTCTTCAAACGAAGTCTTGATTCagtttaattatgaattttttattgtaatttgtgtaatttagtaaatttgGACTCAAGAAAAATTTTGTCCAAtcaattcgattttttttttaagtttcatTTGATTAATTCAGTTTATCATACAAAATATGCACTCGGCGAATTAGATTTTTTTGGATTGTGAAATAGAAATAGGGATGTAAAAGAGCTGACTTTGAGTTATGTCAAGTTCGAGTTCGAACTTGAAAGTGTTACATAAGTTCAATGCCACTCGAGACTGGCTCGAATAAGCTCGTATTTAATattagaaaatttataaaaagatataaaattaaGATGAAATACAACTAAATTTAGAAGTATAACATGTCAATATAGAAAACCAATAAATTGCTATTTTATGCATGTAGGAGACTGATTTAGGTTCGGAAGTCTCGTAAATCTCTTTATTCAATACTCGAGCTCGGCTCAAGATTAAATACTCGAATTTCTCACCTCTCTTTGTTTTCTGGTTCCCAACAATAGCCTATGCAAAACATTCCTCAAGCTACGAAATCATAATGAGAATATATCCTGATAAATATCAACAATTGCAAACCCCATAAGTCCATAATCGATCTTATACACGACTTGCTCGGTTAAAATTACTCACGAAGGGAACagaattaaactaaaaaagaaaCCGAGGGCCCACAGTGGCTGAGATGATCATTAAAATGTAACTATAAACACCAatgaacaaacaaaaaaatcaagatcTTGATATAAGTTGCTGGAGCTTACACCTTAAATCCCTCCAGGGGTAGGTGTAAAGCAATTTGAATGGATTGATTCTGTTAGAACAGCAACCACGTCACTACTCAGCAACAGCAACGAAAGGAAGTCCCCTGGCAAATTAAACAAACACGCGTTAGCCGAGAGATAAAACAAGAGATTATGTTTTTTCAAACAGAACATCAGAATGCATTATTGGAGAAGTTGAGTATAGCTGCCAATTATGGAGAACATTGAAAATCGACTTACCAACCACCGTGCCTTGAAAAATAGTCATTATCCAGAGAAATGGCAAGGGCGACAGCTACAGCTCTCTCCGATAATGTCAAAGGACGGGAAACTTCCAACTCATGAATCTGAAATAGAAACAGAAAAGACCAAAACAGTATTGAATATTAAGATAACAAGGTAGAAATAAAAGAGAATCTGACTTTTTGATTTGCTTTTTTACCGCAGCTGCAGGACCGGTCTTTGAACTGGGATCAGAGCTACCAAATCGTATCACATACTGACCGGCATCAGTAAAGATCTGAAATGCATTtgaaattccaaaaaaaaaaaaatcatttatttacTTCTGGTAGTTCTTGGAATAGTTTAATGTAATACCAGCTAGAAATGACAAATGATCCCAAAAGAATATTATCGCAAAGAACAAAGACGAACCTCAAATCCAAAACCCCTCCAGTCACGATCTATTTGAGCTAGAATTTCATCATTAACGCCCTTCAATGTAAATGTCCAATTCCAAAGTCCAGGATTTTCAACCACAGCAAATTGCTTATTTCTGCAAATAACACCATTAGCTTAGATGCGACAGATCAAAGCAAAAAAAATATTGGAGTTGAAATTACCCAAGGTACAAATCATATATTCTCCTCCACAGATGCCATCGTCTATGAACCACACCAACTTCCTAGAAAGGAACAGATATTTGATACTTTCAGTTACTGAACTACTATTTACAGGCTCAAGTTTTCTCTATGGGGACTAAACCACTAATTTCAAACTGTACTTACCTTACCATCAATCTCTGCATATATGGAGCTGGTTATCCACCAAAATGGTCTCCGAACCTAGATAAATCAAATGGAGAGTTAAATATAAATCAGCCATCAATTTAAAACTTAAGTAATAGAAAACACAGCATTCTTTAACAGAAAGTCTTGACAAGGTCCTCACCCTAAACAGCTCATTACCCATAGCGTCCATTATGTTAGCAACAAAAGGGCGTCTTGTGCGAAGAAACTGCACTAAAACACAAATGGAATGAAAAAATTGGTACTTAGGAATCAAACAACTTGAATGAGCAAGATGCCAAATCCATGAGTTTAGTGCTGAAccgaaaaagataaaaatatagaCATTAATTCAGTAAATTTATTTCCTTCAAGCACAATCAGAGCAAAAACTCATCTTTAGGCCCGAGAATATGTATTGTGACTTTAACATGTATTATAAGGTTATGCTTGGATTCCTAGTAGACGAAAAATCTTATGTGTACAGATTCCAAGTATTGTGAATATTGCATTACAGACAAATGAGGAATGAACTGGTAGAAGAAAAGGAAGCATGAAAAATAATCAATATTCTTTGCTGAGAATTGACATTTCTTTGGAAGTAGATTGATGCAATGATTAAGTAGCAATTCTATCACAATCACCACCAAGAAACTCAATGGATTACACAGGAATTGACGATCAAATGAAGGGGGGAAGAGCCAGAATAAGGAGAGATGCATACCTGCCTAGCAAGTAAATTACTTTGCTCACGGATAAAACCTACAGGCTGCAGAAGATAATATAAGGAATTCAAAGTGTGTATTTATCAGTATgtattgtcttttttttttttttttgaaatagagaaataaattatcaaaagtgagcagcttttttagaagaaaaaaaagcttAGATAATTACTCACTGCCTGAGGATAGCACACATCAACTACTGCATAACGGTTTTCCTGCAGTGtcatagaaaataataattaataaattaattattgataaTGATACCAAAACGTTTGAAGTATAGAACCAAGACAACACATCATAAAAGAAGAGGGAACCATGTCAATAAATAATGAAAAGAAGAGGGAGCCATggcaataaataattaaaaaattaggaatTAATCCAACCACGAAAAACGTAAACAATTCTTGTAAAGTCcatatgataaaattaaagagAAGAAAATACTCATTCtgagaaaattatttaatatattttctgACACTAATATCTAGGGCTTCTAATATAGATACTAATATATTGAAATAGAATGTGAAAATTAGCATCTTGAGATTTTAGTAGCTGAATGCTCAAATATTGAAAATAACCAGCAATCGATCAGATTAGTATAGATATGAGGAAACAAGCCAGCGTAGGGAAAATATCACCTGCTCAAAACCAAGCATCAGATTTGCCCACTCTATATCCCTGGTAATCAGCAAATTAGACCTAGCAAGCAGTGGTGCAACCTTGGCCTGTAAGAGTCAAGAAAATAAGAGAAAGTCACTCTCTTTTCATACTATGCTCGACAAATGTTCATTTGCTTTTTAATACACTAGTCTTCGGGACAAAGAGGAGCAAGTAACAAAGACACCAGGTAATCAATCACTATCAGCAAGAACTTTGAACGACTATCTTAAAACGAGGTGAAGGATAGACATCAGTTTAGAGATACCGAAACACATCAACTGTTGGCAATTCAATTCTCCACCACAGAAGCTAACCAAAGTTTCTCGCAACAACTCATAGCCCTAACAACAACAAATAATTCACAAGAAATTCATTTTTAAGCTTCGAGATTATGACAACTCTCACCGCTCCCTCATACTAAGAAAATGCAACATGTTCCAACCAATTACAAACAACAAACTTAGAACTCACCCCTGTGGCCCTGTCTATATTCTTAACAATATGCATCAATTGAATTTAACTTCAAAGAAAAATTCCAATTAGCACACGGTCTTGTCGCATTT
This region of Mercurialis annua linkage group LG1-X, ddMerAnnu1.2, whole genome shotgun sequence genomic DNA includes:
- the LOC126663063 gene encoding uncharacterized protein At1g51745; amino-acid sequence: MGSSGSGAVDYGTGPIVWVRRRNGSWWPGKILGPDDLSECNLTSPRTGTPVKLLGREDASVDWYNLEKSKRVKAFRCGEFDDCIERAEAAQGMPIKKREKYARREDAILHALELERELLRKEGKYVATTTQHTKNKSSGSAKEPAIALEGVPSNTGIPGNAELNQGLTRVDTAIKDEIVGDSLKAKDANQPLSEDDHSDITPRMKGLRDFGLRAASLKRKNASSVDSDGSEKLLPDNHIQAHVVGAPSMERTIYVNGKEQIGAVSQAKRSKHIYFPTEINDSVDNKELPPNQIKSFEDDDGHPYHGSLIEQNSSSGFMEDVESDDSSETDSSESESDSSETEPDVDDELTVYPGAGIHSEAERDVLRQPEAQEHESTSSDEHDELAFSGQMHHLYPDDPFLTSEPVSKWQLKGKRNIRHLTRKSVERLDGKVLTGSRYGSYHRKKGNILGQRAYGFDDADFDRDYFGSQIVGRNNGRYSYKSRFVSKGRNTGRSGINWKDLTWEDRPDFRARWERAEHFNPMILGRRHFGGRTRTMLIDVDLKVQASYQKEPVPIVSLMSKLNGKAVIGHPIQIEALEDGSSENVISTNDCHGNEVADHDANASVPPAWRTARRTNLRVPRPHLPSVLGGEDVAEDSAYIDQEGRLTFKKSSLESFTNKAGLLGKNLPHISRPTVDSKLSSSRKLSKKSSLSSNQKTRTLSSISVQQNFGVKPIHYSSFSQMDGIIKPETSGPTTVACIPVKLVFSRLLEKINRPPSKAACKVVMSNRDSERKPS
- the LOC126665955 gene encoding altered inheritance rate of mitochondria protein 25, encoding MNQIKRCRSLCSRIPAISNLASSTKHEWLPANGTSCIAIRGFSGGGGVGNDGELLSRNLLAQIWIDDMKMEKCRKKGNNRTRQQKITKSKNVGYQITRQLWSRSMKQNRYSGDTVLQQAPTSQSVSGYLAPDSLEEAKVAPLLARSNLLITRDIEWANLMLGFEQENRYAVVDVCYPQAPVGFIREQSNLLARQFLRTRRPFVANIMDAMGNELFRVRRPFWWITSSIYAEIDGKEVGVVHRRWHLWRRIYDLYLGNKQFAVVENPGLWNWTFTLKGVNDEILAQIDRDWRGFGFEIFTDAGQYVIRFGSSDPSSKTGPAAAIHELEVSRPLTLSERAVAVALAISLDNDYFSRHGGWGLPFVAVAE